The following proteins are encoded in a genomic region of Amphiura filiformis chromosome 18, Afil_fr2py, whole genome shotgun sequence:
- the LOC140139286 gene encoding uncharacterized protein, whose protein sequence is MGSPVSAIVVNLFTGTPPSHWFRYVDDTWVKLRKDQLTPFFEHINSVNEHIKFTQEPIKEGKLAFLDCSVHVANDGTISTSVYRKSTHTDQYLLFDSHHPLVHKLGVIRTLFHRADTISSNETLKEEEHDHLKSALGVCGYRKWTFHKALSVKAAKESNTRDSRSDDTPVERKNVTIPYVSELSEKLRRIFGKHQIPVSFKPTNTLRQKLVHPKDKPPKDKQSNLVYAIQCKDADCQDLYIGETKQTLAKRMYQHRRASTGCGDSAVFTHLDSTHHTFDNQDVVILDRERRWFERGVKEAIHVKKEQPSLNRGGGLRHNLAGAYNSVIKNIPKNDCMDHSPSLPTPDYRL, encoded by the exons ATGGGTTCACCTGTGTCAGCGATCGTGGTTAATTTGTTTACTGGCACACCACCATCGCACTGGTTTCGCTACGTCGACGATACCTGGGTGAAGCTAAGGAAAGACCAGCTTACCCCCTTCTTTGAACATATTAATAGTGTGAACGAGCACATCAAGTTTACCCAAGAACCTATCAAAGAAGGAAAACTTGCCTTCCTGGACTGTTCGGTTCATGTCGCAAACGACGGTACTATCTCAACATCTGTATACCGCAAATCCACGCATACAGATCAGTACTTACTGTTCGACTCGCACCACCCCTTAGTACACAAGCTGGGAGTGATTCGCACCCTGTTTCACAGAGCGGACACAATCTCTTCTAATGAGACTCTGAAGGAGGAAGAACACGATCATCTGAAATCAGCGTTGGGTGTGTGCGGTTATCGCAAGTGGACCTTCCACAAAGCACTTTCTGTCAAAGCTGCCAAAGAATCTAACACACGCGACTCGCGAAGCGACGATACACCGGTTGAACGAAAGAACGTCACCATCCCCTACGTGTCTGAACTGTCGGAAAAACTTCGcagaatttttggaaaacatcaaaTCCCTGTGTCGTTCAAACCAACTAACACCTTAAGACAGAAGTTGGTTCACCCCAAAGACAAGCCGCCCAAGGACAAACAAAGCAATTTAGtttatgcaatacaatgcaaggaCGCTGATTGCCAGGACTTGTACATAGGGGAAACCAAACAGACATTAGCCAAACGCATGTACCAGCATAGACGTGCTAGTACTGGTTGCGGGGATTCAGCCGTTTTCACGCATTTGGACAGTACACATCACACTTTTGACAACCAAGACGTTGTGATTTTAGACAGAGAACGCAGGTGGTTTGAAAGGGGCGTCAAAGAAGCAATTCACGTCAAGAAAGAACAACCTTCACTAAACAGGGGAGGCGGTCTTCGCCATAACTTGGCGGGGGCTTACAATTCTGTCATCAAGAACATTCCTAAGAA tgattgtatggaccattctcCATCCCTCCCCACCCCGGATTATCGCCTATGA